A single Brachyspira hampsonii DNA region contains:
- the rpsU gene encoding 30S ribosomal protein S21: MVRVFANEGEPVESVIKRFRRACENEGILQDLKEKQFYKKPSLEKKLQREKALKRMKRKIKKERRLGLL, from the coding sequence TTGGTAAGAGTATTCGCTAATGAAGGCGAACCAGTAGAAAGCGTTATTAAAAGATTCCGCAGAGCTTGTGAAAATGAAGGTATTTTACAAGACCTTAAAGAAAAACAATTCTATAAAAAACCTTCTCTTGAGAAAAAACTTCAAAGAGAAAAAGCTCTTAAAAGAATGAAAAGAAAAATCAAAAAAGAACGCAGATTGGGTTTGCTATAA
- the groL gene encoding chaperonin GroEL (60 kDa chaperone family; promotes refolding of misfolded polypeptides especially under stressful conditions; forms two stacked rings of heptamers to form a barrel-shaped 14mer; ends can be capped by GroES; misfolded proteins enter the barrel where they are refolded when GroES binds): protein MAAKQLLFDEEARRALMRGVDALANAVKVTLGPRGRNVVIDKKFGPPTIINDGVTIAKEIELEDPFENMGAQIVKEVATKTNDVAGDGTTTATVLAQAMVKEGLKNVTSGANPMLIKRGIEKAVSEIVAYIKSEAKQIKGKEEIAQVATISANNDKEIGTLISDAMEKVGKEGVITVEEAKSLETSLSLVEGMQFDRGYISPYFVTNGDSMTAELEDALLLIYDKKISNMKELLPILEKIAQTGKPFIIIAEDIENEALATLVLNKMRGVLNVCAVKAPGFGDRRKAMLEDIAILTGGQVISEDLGMKLENAAIEQLGRAKKITVDKENTTIVEGAGSKEDVKARVAAIKKQIEETDSDYDREKLQERLAKLSGGVAVINIGAATEVEMKEKKARVEDALSATRAAVEEGVIPGGGITYLHAQNKLESLTVENPDEKVGVNIVKRAIEEPIRMIATNAGLDGSVVAIEAKKQKGNMGFNALTNEWVDMLKAGIIDPAKVSRSALQNAASIASQVLTAEVIITDIPEPEKPMPPMPGGGMGGMY from the coding sequence ATGGCAGCAAAACAGCTATTATTTGATGAAGAAGCTAGAAGAGCCCTTATGCGTGGGGTTGATGCTTTAGCTAATGCCGTAAAGGTAACTTTAGGACCACGCGGACGAAATGTTGTAATAGACAAAAAATTTGGTCCTCCTACTATAATAAATGATGGTGTAACTATCGCTAAAGAAATAGAATTAGAAGATCCATTCGAAAATATGGGTGCTCAAATCGTTAAAGAAGTTGCTACTAAAACTAATGATGTTGCTGGTGATGGTACAACTACTGCTACTGTTTTAGCTCAGGCTATGGTAAAAGAAGGTTTGAAAAATGTAACTAGCGGTGCTAACCCTATGCTTATTAAAAGAGGTATAGAAAAAGCTGTTAGCGAAATAGTTGCTTACATTAAATCTGAAGCTAAACAAATTAAAGGAAAAGAAGAGATTGCTCAGGTTGCTACTATTTCTGCTAATAATGATAAAGAAATTGGTACTTTAATCAGTGATGCTATGGAAAAAGTTGGTAAAGAAGGTGTTATCACTGTAGAAGAAGCTAAATCTTTAGAAACTAGCCTTTCTTTAGTAGAAGGTATGCAGTTTGACAGAGGTTATATTTCTCCATACTTCGTAACTAACGGAGATAGTATGACTGCTGAATTAGAAGATGCATTACTTCTTATCTATGATAAAAAAATCTCTAACATGAAAGAACTTCTTCCTATACTTGAAAAAATTGCTCAAACAGGAAAACCTTTCATTATTATCGCTGAAGATATTGAAAATGAAGCTTTGGCTACTTTAGTATTAAACAAAATGAGAGGGGTATTAAATGTATGTGCAGTTAAAGCTCCTGGTTTCGGTGACAGAAGAAAAGCTATGTTAGAAGATATAGCTATATTAACAGGCGGACAAGTTATCAGCGAAGATTTAGGTATGAAACTTGAAAATGCTGCTATTGAACAGCTTGGAAGAGCTAAAAAAATTACTGTAGATAAAGAAAATACTACTATAGTTGAAGGTGCTGGAAGCAAAGAAGATGTAAAAGCTAGAGTTGCTGCTATTAAAAAACAAATAGAAGAAACTGATAGTGATTATGACAGAGAAAAATTACAAGAGCGTTTAGCTAAACTTTCAGGCGGTGTTGCTGTTATCAATATAGGGGCAGCTACTGAAGTAGAAATGAAAGAGAAAAAAGCTAGAGTAGAAGATGCTTTATCTGCAACTCGTGCTGCTGTTGAAGAAGGAGTTATTCCTGGCGGCGGTATTACTTACTTACATGCTCAGAATAAATTAGAATCTTTAACTGTAGAAAATCCTGATGAAAAAGTAGGAGTTAATATTGTAAAAAGAGCTATAGAAGAGCCTATAAGAATGATAGCTACAAATGCTGGTTTAGACGGTTCTGTTGTTGCTATTGAAGCTAAAAAACAAAAAGGTAATATGGGGTTCAATGCTCTTACTAATGAATGGGTTGATATGCTTAAAGCTGGTATTATTGATCCTGCTAAAGTTTCTAGAAGTGCTTTACAAAATGCTGCTTCTATTGCTAGCCAAGTATTAACTGCTGAAGTTATTATTACTGATATACCTGAACCTGAAAAACCAATGCCTCCAATGCCTGGCGGCGGAATGGGCGGTATGTATTAA
- a CDS encoding 3-deoxy-D-manno-octulosonic acid transferase codes for MQNFLQKVLMSVYTIFGYIFYPVIFIAFSIMMIFNKPIRKGALSRLGFIYPKENNKNAVWIHAVSVGEIVAVKEIIFTLIERGYAIYLSTTTVGGYDIAKKNYGDKVELFYLTLDYPHMINKLINLISPEYVMIAEIEIWPTLIYSLHKKLIPLYMINGRIGKKEIKGYKNFKFFFKPYFNMYTKILAQSNIDKKNMIYIGMPESLITVTGNLKYDITYFVDEKKIDDLESMIPVNKFVIAAGSTHAGEEELILKAINKLAIKDKVYIVIVPRDISRGEDIQKLASKLGYDMPLYTDYDKTSEDGIIINTIGELLNWYKLSDLVIMGGTFMGTMGGHNILEAIYFKKAVIVGKYMYNFIEIYEYMKEAVLTCDDKEKLAETIKEAYQNEELRNYLAEKAYNLLIQNNGASKKTIDIINKYQGIV; via the coding sequence ATGCAGAATTTTTTGCAGAAAGTTTTGATGTCTGTATATACGATATTCGGATATATTTTTTATCCTGTAATATTTATAGCTTTTTCAATTATGATGATATTTAATAAACCTATCAGAAAAGGGGCTTTATCAAGATTAGGGTTTATATACCCAAAAGAGAATAATAAAAACGCTGTATGGATACATGCTGTAAGTGTTGGTGAGATAGTAGCTGTTAAAGAAATAATATTTACTTTGATAGAAAGAGGCTATGCCATCTATTTATCAACTACTACGGTAGGAGGATATGATATAGCTAAAAAGAATTATGGGGATAAAGTGGAATTATTTTATCTTACTTTAGATTATCCTCATATGATTAATAAACTTATCAATTTAATTTCACCCGAATATGTAATGATAGCAGAAATAGAAATATGGCCTACACTAATATATTCGCTTCATAAAAAACTTATACCTCTATATATGATTAATGGAAGAATAGGTAAAAAAGAAATAAAAGGTTATAAAAATTTTAAATTCTTTTTCAAGCCTTATTTTAATATGTACACTAAAATATTAGCTCAAAGCAATATTGATAAAAAAAATATGATATATATAGGAATGCCTGAATCTCTTATAACTGTTACAGGAAATTTAAAATATGATATAACTTATTTTGTAGATGAAAAAAAAATAGATGATTTAGAAAGCATGATACCCGTAAATAAATTCGTTATAGCAGCAGGCAGTACACATGCAGGAGAAGAAGAACTTATATTAAAAGCCATAAATAAACTCGCAATTAAAGATAAAGTATATATAGTTATAGTACCAAGAGATATAAGCAGAGGCGAAGATATACAAAAACTAGCTAGTAAATTAGGTTATGATATGCCTCTTTATACAGACTATGATAAAACATCTGAAGACGGAATAATTATAAATACAATAGGTGAATTATTAAATTGGTATAAACTCTCTGACTTAGTTATAATGGGCGGCACTTTTATGGGCACTATGGGCGGACATAATATATTAGAGGCTATTTATTTTAAAAAAGCTGTTATAGTCGGAAAATATATGTATAATTTTATAGAAATATATGAGTATATGAAAGAAGCTGTACTTACATGCGATGACAAAGAAAAACTTGCAGAAACAATAAAAGAAGCATATCAAAATGAAGAACTCAGAAATTATTTGGCTGAAAAAGCATATAATTTGCTCATACAAAATAACGGAGCTTCCAAAAAAACTATCGATATTATAAACAAATACCAAGGTATAGTATAA
- a CDS encoding ComEC/Rec2 family competence protein, producing the protein MESLKEIKNYNKIFFLYPLTYITYITLFFAVGIAIAFKTNKFLNISIIIAFIFIIFSIILALKNKLNISIIILMFSCLFIGYSYTIIRYYNILKNPLSNFDKPIEAYNAKILSYEGVIGYRDRYIAYVNKVYDGTNWYDYAGNIRLYNDSLKTLFINDEITVSSKINLYKNILTNDDIYNSKIIIEVLADRMLYGTASIYRYNNFVIQKNGFSIINYINAYSIKIRNMIKKSLGSNMQAIPYAIAQGIMIGDKNIIPYHIRQYFIDAGISHILSISGLHISMILSILFLILSFFPINFYKRILISTIITIIIYPPITLFSVSIIRASIMAFCLLISYYFDRNRNSINALFLSALIILLLNPNSIKDISFQFSFLATLGIIIYYPILNFYIIKNIRNINTNNKITLLIKNISINLLIFLSINIFALITVLPLSIYHFSILNITSIISNIFAVPISFIILSSSLITIITYQIYTPLSIFPSKTSEFFSELLINLSNKFSSINFLKYELNLNLYSAVLITFIIVFIGIIIRIKMNKLNDL; encoded by the coding sequence ATGGAATCGTTAAAAGAGATTAAAAATTATAATAAAATTTTTTTTCTATATCCTCTCACATATATAACATACATTACATTATTTTTTGCTGTTGGTATAGCTATAGCATTCAAAACTAATAAATTCCTTAATATTTCAATTATTATAGCTTTTATATTTATAATTTTTTCAATAATATTAGCATTAAAAAACAAATTAAATATTTCTATAATAATACTCATGTTTTCATGCCTATTTATAGGATATAGTTATACAATTATTAGATACTATAACATATTAAAAAATCCGCTTAGTAATTTTGATAAACCAATAGAAGCATACAATGCCAAAATATTATCCTATGAAGGAGTTATCGGATACAGAGATAGATACATTGCTTATGTGAATAAAGTTTATGATGGAACTAATTGGTATGATTATGCAGGAAATATAAGACTTTATAATGATTCATTAAAAACATTATTTATTAATGATGAAATAACAGTATCTTCAAAAATAAATCTATATAAAAACATATTAACAAACGATGATATTTACAATTCAAAAATAATAATTGAAGTTCTAGCTGATAGAATGCTTTATGGTACTGCAAGCATATATAGATATAATAATTTTGTAATTCAGAAAAACGGATTTTCTATTATTAATTATATAAATGCTTATTCTATAAAAATAAGAAACATGATAAAAAAGTCATTAGGTTCAAATATGCAGGCTATACCCTACGCCATAGCACAAGGAATAATGATAGGAGATAAAAACATAATACCTTATCATATAAGACAATATTTTATAGATGCAGGAATATCTCATATACTTTCTATATCTGGTCTTCATATTTCAATGATACTGTCAATTTTATTTTTAATACTTTCATTCTTTCCTATAAACTTTTATAAAAGAATATTAATATCAACAATTATAACCATAATAATATATCCGCCTATAACATTATTTTCTGTTTCTATAATAAGAGCAAGTATAATGGCATTTTGTCTGCTTATATCATATTATTTTGACAGAAACAGAAATTCTATTAATGCATTATTTTTGTCAGCTCTAATTATATTACTCCTAAATCCTAATTCTATTAAAGATATAAGTTTTCAATTTTCATTTCTAGCAACACTTGGAATAATTATTTACTATCCCATATTAAATTTTTATATAATAAAAAATATAAGAAATATTAATACAAACAATAAAATTACTCTATTAATAAAAAATATTTCTATAAACCTATTAATATTTTTGTCTATAAATATATTTGCACTTATAACCGTACTTCCACTAAGCATATATCATTTCTCAATATTAAATATAACTTCTATAATATCTAATATATTTGCCGTACCTATATCTTTTATAATACTTTCATCTTCGCTGATAACAATAATAACATATCAAATATATACCCCATTATCAATTTTTCCTTCTAAAACATCAGAATTCTTTTCAGAACTTCTAATAAACTTATCAAATAAATTCAGCAGTATAAATTTCCTAAAATATGAATTAAACTTAAACTTATATTCTGCAGTATTGATAACATTTATAATAGTATTTATAGGAATTATAATAAGAATAAAAATGAATAAATTAAATGATTTATAA
- a CDS encoding TetR/AcrR family transcriptional regulator: protein MTPREQIVNSGKRLFKKYGFKKASMSDIALMVHKSKSSIYHYFKSKEEIFFAIAENEANDLKKELYEAIKKEDTAETKLRAYILTRQKGYIKLANLYEALHSEIFEDFTLIEHMRAQYHKEEYNTIKMILRSGVKKGLFNIDLRLATEAVLAIIKGFELEWAKNKNLELYEKDLDTIINIIFYGIVKRD, encoded by the coding sequence ATGACTCCTCGTGAACAGATAGTAAATTCTGGAAAAAGATTATTCAAAAAATACGGATTCAAAAAAGCATCTATGAGTGATATAGCTCTAATGGTGCATAAATCAAAAAGCAGTATTTATCATTATTTTAAAAGTAAAGAAGAAATATTTTTTGCAATAGCCGAAAATGAAGCTAATGATCTAAAAAAAGAATTATATGAAGCAATAAAAAAAGAAGATACAGCAGAAACAAAATTAAGAGCATATATTCTAACAAGACAAAAAGGTTATATAAAACTAGCAAATCTTTACGAAGCACTTCATAGTGAAATATTTGAGGATTTTACTCTTATAGAACATATGAGAGCACAATATCATAAAGAAGAATATAATACTATAAAAATGATATTAAGAAGCGGAGTAAAAAAGGGTTTGTTTAATATAGATTTAAGACTTGCAACTGAGGCTGTTCTTGCAATAATAAAAGGTTTTGAATTAGAATGGGCTAAAAACAAAAATTTAGAGCTTTATGAAAAAGATTTAGATACTATTATTAATATTATTTTTTATGGAATCGTTAAAAGAGATTAA